The following coding sequences lie in one Chelmon rostratus isolate fCheRos1 chromosome 2, fCheRos1.pri, whole genome shotgun sequence genomic window:
- the LOC121613341 gene encoding beta-crystallin B3-like isoform X2 has product MTEQQGTPDQVRAEKGQGGAGATYKLAVFEFENFRGKKVELSGECKDAFEKTQRVGSVIVESGPWVGFERPGFAGEQFVLEKGEYPRWSTWTNCQSSYSLSSFRPLKVDSADHKLHLFENVGFEGRKMEIVDDDVPSLWAHGFQDRVASAKAINGTWVGYMYPGYRGHQYVFEHGEFKHWNEWGATAPQIQSVRRVRDMQWHKRGCYIAPAPAPTPPAPNPTPTPAPVPAPNPTPDPNPTPNPKSQTQPQP; this is encoded by the exons ATGACAGAACAGCAGGGAACCCCAGACCAGGTGAGAGCAGAGAAGGGCCAAGGAGGGGCCGGAGCCACATATAAG TTGGCCGTTTTTGAGTTCGAGAACTTCCGTGGAAAGAAAGTGGAGTTGTCTGGTGAATGTAAAGATGCGTTtgagaagacacagagagtTGGCTCAGTCATTGTGGAGTCGGGACC ATGGGTGGGGTTTGAGCGTCCAGGCTTTGCAGGAGAGCAGTTTGTGCTGGAGAAAGGGGAGTATCCTCGGTGGAGCACCTGGACCAACTGCCAGAGTAGCTACAGCCTGAGCTCATTCAGGCCTCTGAAAGTG gACAGTGCAGATCATAAGCTGCACCTGTTTGAGAATGTAGGCTTTGAAGGTAGAAAGATGGAgattgttgatgatgatgtccCCAGTCTGTGGGCTCATGGTTTCCAGGACCGTGTGGCCAGTGCCAAGGCTATCAATGGAAC GTGGGTGGGATACATGTATCCAGGCTACAGAGGGCACCAGTATGTGTTTGAGCACGGAGAATTCAAGCACTGGAACGAATGGGGAGCCACTGCACCTCAGATCCAGTCCGTCCGACGTGTGCGGGACATGCAGTGGCACAAGAGAGGGTGCTACATTGCCCCTGCCCCTGCCCCTACACCTCCTGCTCCCAATCCCACTCCCACTCCAGCTCCCGTTCCCgcccccaaccccacccccgATCCAAACCCTACTCCCAACCCCAAATCCCAAACTCAACCCCAACCTTAA
- the LOC121613341 gene encoding beta-crystallin B3-like isoform X1, with protein sequence MALNNLTAVLCRGKMTEQQGTPDQVRAEKGQGGAGATYKLAVFEFENFRGKKVELSGECKDAFEKTQRVGSVIVESGPWVGFERPGFAGEQFVLEKGEYPRWSTWTNCQSSYSLSSFRPLKVDSADHKLHLFENVGFEGRKMEIVDDDVPSLWAHGFQDRVASAKAINGTWVGYMYPGYRGHQYVFEHGEFKHWNEWGATAPQIQSVRRVRDMQWHKRGCYIAPAPAPTPPAPNPTPTPAPVPAPNPTPDPNPTPNPKSQTQPQP encoded by the exons ATGGCACTAAACAATCTAACTGCTGTGCTTTGTAGAGGGAAAATGACAGAACAGCAGGGAACCCCAGACCAGGTGAGAGCAGAGAAGGGCCAAGGAGGGGCCGGAGCCACATATAAG TTGGCCGTTTTTGAGTTCGAGAACTTCCGTGGAAAGAAAGTGGAGTTGTCTGGTGAATGTAAAGATGCGTTtgagaagacacagagagtTGGCTCAGTCATTGTGGAGTCGGGACC ATGGGTGGGGTTTGAGCGTCCAGGCTTTGCAGGAGAGCAGTTTGTGCTGGAGAAAGGGGAGTATCCTCGGTGGAGCACCTGGACCAACTGCCAGAGTAGCTACAGCCTGAGCTCATTCAGGCCTCTGAAAGTG gACAGTGCAGATCATAAGCTGCACCTGTTTGAGAATGTAGGCTTTGAAGGTAGAAAGATGGAgattgttgatgatgatgtccCCAGTCTGTGGGCTCATGGTTTCCAGGACCGTGTGGCCAGTGCCAAGGCTATCAATGGAAC GTGGGTGGGATACATGTATCCAGGCTACAGAGGGCACCAGTATGTGTTTGAGCACGGAGAATTCAAGCACTGGAACGAATGGGGAGCCACTGCACCTCAGATCCAGTCCGTCCGACGTGTGCGGGACATGCAGTGGCACAAGAGAGGGTGCTACATTGCCCCTGCCCCTGCCCCTACACCTCCTGCTCCCAATCCCACTCCCACTCCAGCTCCCGTTCCCgcccccaaccccacccccgATCCAAACCCTACTCCCAACCCCAAATCCCAAACTCAACCCCAACCTTAA